Proteins from a single region of Cydia pomonella isolate Wapato2018A chromosome 13, ilCydPomo1, whole genome shotgun sequence:
- the LOC133524617 gene encoding ras-related protein M-Ras-like isoform X1 — MTRPGPPNENLPTVKLVVVGDGGVGKSAITIQFFQKLFVTDYDPTIEDSYIQHTEVDGQWCILDVLDTAGQEEFSAMREQYMRKGDGFLLVYSVTDPQSFRNLRRFHTQILRVKDRDTYPMLLAANKVDLVHVRAVSEEAGRDLARSLNVPYIETSAKEPPLNIERAFHELVRIIRKHPQQEEKDRRRRKFGKCTLL; from the exons ATGACGCGCCCAGGTCCTCCCAATGAGAACTTGCCGACG GTAAAATTGGTGGTGGTAGGTGATGGCGGTGTGGGCAAGAGCGCCATCACCATCCAGTTTTTCCAGAAGCTATTCGTGACGGATTATGACCCTACGATCGAGGATTCCTACATACAACACACAGAAGTCGACGGGCAGTGGTGCATTCTCGATG TACTGGACACAGCGGGCCAAGAGGAGTTCAGCGCGATGCGCGAGCAGTACATGCGGAAGGGCGACGGCTTCCTCCTTGTGTATTCAGTCACGGATCCGCAATCCTTCCGTAATCTACGGCGGTTCCACACACAGATCCTGCGCGTCAAAGACAG GGACACCTACCCGATGCTGCTGGCCGCCAACAAGGTTGACCTGGTCCACGTCCGCGCCGTCAGCGAGGAGGCTGGGCGAGATCTCGCTCGCTCGCTCAACGTGCCGTACATTGAGACCAGCGCTAAAGAACCGCCGCTGAACATCGAGCGGGCTTTCCACGAG CTGGTCCGTATAATCCGCAAGCACCCTCAGCAGGAAGAGAAAGACCGACGTCGCCGGAAATTCGGAAAATGTACGCTGCTCTGA
- the LOC133524617 gene encoding ras-related protein M-Ras-like isoform X2, with protein sequence MSIFLGSDSVKLVVVGDGGVGKSAITIQFFQKLFVTDYDPTIEDSYIQHTEVDGQWCILDVLDTAGQEEFSAMREQYMRKGDGFLLVYSVTDPQSFRNLRRFHTQILRVKDRDTYPMLLAANKVDLVHVRAVSEEAGRDLARSLNVPYIETSAKEPPLNIERAFHELVRIIRKHPQQEEKDRRRRKFGKCTLL encoded by the exons ATGTCGATTTTCCTGGGAAGTGACAGT GTAAAATTGGTGGTGGTAGGTGATGGCGGTGTGGGCAAGAGCGCCATCACCATCCAGTTTTTCCAGAAGCTATTCGTGACGGATTATGACCCTACGATCGAGGATTCCTACATACAACACACAGAAGTCGACGGGCAGTGGTGCATTCTCGATG TACTGGACACAGCGGGCCAAGAGGAGTTCAGCGCGATGCGCGAGCAGTACATGCGGAAGGGCGACGGCTTCCTCCTTGTGTATTCAGTCACGGATCCGCAATCCTTCCGTAATCTACGGCGGTTCCACACACAGATCCTGCGCGTCAAAGACAG GGACACCTACCCGATGCTGCTGGCCGCCAACAAGGTTGACCTGGTCCACGTCCGCGCCGTCAGCGAGGAGGCTGGGCGAGATCTCGCTCGCTCGCTCAACGTGCCGTACATTGAGACCAGCGCTAAAGAACCGCCGCTGAACATCGAGCGGGCTTTCCACGAG CTGGTCCGTATAATCCGCAAGCACCCTCAGCAGGAAGAGAAAGACCGACGTCGCCGGAAATTCGGAAAATGTACGCTGCTCTGA